The Clostridia bacterium DNA segment TTCGGGGCGGGGGTCCCTGTTCCGGCTCCGTAGGGGGCCGCGATCAGCCGCGCGCCTGCTCGTACCGCTTGGCGACCGCGTCCCAGTTGACGACGTTCCACCACGCGGCGATGTATTCCGGACGGCGGTTCTGGTACTTGAGGTAGTACGCGTGCTCCCACACGTCCAGGCCGAGGATCGGCTTCTTGCCCTCCATGATCGGGTTGTCCTGGTTCGGCGTGCTCGTGATGGCGAGCTTGCCGTTGTCCAGCACGAGCCACGCCCAGCCGCTGCCGAAGCGACCGGTCGCGGCCTTGGTGAACTCTTCCTTGAATTTGTCAAAGCTGCCGAACGCCTCGTCGATGGCCTTCGCGAGCGCGCCCGTGGGCTGGCCGCCGCCGTTGGGGCTCATGATCTCCCAGAACAGCGTGTGGTTCGCGTGGCCGCCGCCGTTGTTGCGGACCGCCGTGCGGATGGACTCCGGAATGCTGTTGATGGAGGCGAGAAGCTCCTCGATGGTCTTCGCCTGCAGTTCCGGATGTCCCTCAAGCGCGGCGTTGAGGTTGTTGACGTACGTGCCGTGGTGCTTGTCGTGGTGGATGCGCATGGTCTGCTCGTCGATGTGCGGTTCAAGGGCGTTGTAGTCGTACGGCAACGGTGGCAGTGTGAACGCCATAACATCACCCTTCCATTCGTGTCAGGCACACCCATTGTACCCTCGCGGCAACGGGCGCGGCAAACGACCGGCGGGCCGCCCCGGCGACCCCGAAAACGGTCTTCGGACGGGCGTCTGAGGGCTCCTCGCCCAGGTCCCCGTGGAACGCTCAGGTGCCGATGCGCAGGGCATGCGCCACGAAGGAGTGGAAGATCACCTCGCCCACGCCCACGGCCGCCCCGAGCACCAGCGAGGCGCCCAGGCCGAGCGGCGTGCCGACCATCGCCGTCACCGCCCAGATCACGACGGCCGCGATCGCGACGTCCGCCGCCGCGGCGGCCAGGTTTCCGTACCGCAGCAGGAAGAGGTCGCCCGCGACGTAGCCGGCGGCCGTGACCGCGGCGGCGACCACGAAGAGCGGCTCCGCCGGCAGGCGCAGCAGGGCGAACATGACGCCGAGGATCGCCCAGACGAGAATGAGCTTCACGGCGAGCAACATGACGTGTTTCACGCGCGTCCCCCCGGGCCTTTTCGCCTAGTCTGCCCAGAAGACGCACGTCGCGGCGCAGGCGCGCCTGCTCCCTCACTCAAGCCCCGCTGCGCACAGCAGGCTGTCCGGGTGGCCCAGGCTCGCGCCCTCGACCTGAATCGTGCTGTGCCGGACGCCGAACCGCTCCCGCAGGAGCGTTTCCGCCCGGCGGAGCACGTCGTCCACGGAGGCGATGGAGGGGTCGTCGACGACGAGGTGGCACGTCAGCATCGTGCGCGCGGCGTCGAGGTTCCATATGTGCAGGTCGTGCACTTCGCGGACGCCTTGGAGCGAGCGCAGCCCCTCCGCCACCTCGTCGAGTTCCAGCCCCGGCGGGGCGCCTTCCATGAGGATGCGCACCACGTCGCGGGCCAGGCGGACGACGCCCAGCAGGATCACGCCGGCGATGGCGAGACTGATCACGGGGTCCACCCAGCGCCACCCGGTCGCGCGGATGACGAGCCCGCCGGCGAGGACGCCCGCGGACGCGGCCGCGTCGCCCACGATGTGCAGCCAGGCGCTGCGCGTGTTGAGGTCCTCGTGGCCGCCGCCCATGCGCCAGGCGACGAGCGCGTTGGCCACGAGCGCGAACAGCGCCACGAACGACATGATGGCGCCGGACGCGGGTTCGGGCCGGGCGAGGCGCTGCACGGCTTCAAAGGCGATCCACCCGGATACCACGAAGAGGGACAGCGCGTTCACGGCGGCGCTCAGGATGCCCGCCCGGACGTAGCCGTACGTCCACCGCTTCGTCGGCTTGCGCCCGGCCCAGGAGCTTGTGAGCCACGCGAGCCCCACCGCCGCCACGTCCGTGAGCATGTGGCCGGCGTCGCTGAGGAGCGCGAGGCTGTTCGCGACGATCCCGCCGGCGACCTCGACGGCCAGGATGGCGAGCGCCAGGACGAAAGCCTCCCGCAACCGGTGGGGCGCGGCGTGGACGTGCCCGTGCCCGTGGTGCCCGTGGACGTGATGCCCGTGGTGCCCGTGGACGTGCACGTGGGGTGCGTGACCATGGTGCGCATGATCGTGGTGGGCGTCTCGCATCGCTCGCCAGTCCCTCCTCGCGCGCGCTCGCCGCGCTTGGCGAGCGCCCGCCGCGCCCAGCGCGCGCTCGCACGGAAAACACAAAAGGCGCCTTCAGGCGCCCCGTGCGCAAATTTGATGGCGGAGGCGACGGGAATTGAACCCGCGATCTCCGGTGTGACAGACCGGTATGTTAACCACTACACCACGCCTCCGCGCAAAGCACGACCGATTATAGCAACCGCGCCGCAAACGCGTCAACGACGCGACGTCGAAACGGCGGCCACGCGCAGCGGCAATTGCCGGCCATTGCGCGGTCAGCGGCCGCGCTGCGCGGAAAACGGCTCGAAGCGCATGAACGTCTGCTCGCGCGACGGCCCGACGGAGATCATGACGACCGGCACGCCCGTCAGCTGCTCGATGCGCTCGACGTATTGCCGGGCGCCGGCCGGCAGCCCGTCAAAGGTGCGCACGCCGCCGATCGGCTCGTCCCAGCCGGGCAGTTCCTCGTACACCGGCCGGGCTTCCGCGAGTTCGTCGAGCTGCCGCGGCAGCGTCTCCCGCCGCTCGCCGTTCACCTCGTATGCCACCGCGATCTTCAACGGGTGCAGCCCCGTCAGCGTGTCGAGGTGGTTCAGGGCCAGGCCGCTGAGCCCGCTCACGAGCACCGAGTGCCGCAGGATGACGGCGTCGAGCCAGCCGCAGCGGCGCGGCCGGCCGGTCGTCGTGCCGTACTCGTGCCCCTTCTCGCGGATCCAGTCGCCGGTCGCGTCGCGCAGCTCCGTCGGGAACGGCCCGTCGCCCACGCGGGAGGTGTACGCCTTCGCCACGCCGATGACGCGGTCGATGCGCGTCGGCCCGACCCCGCTGCCGAGGCACGCCCCGCCGGCCGTCGGGTAGGACGACGTCACGTACGGGTACGTGCCGTGGTCCAGGTCGAGCATCGTCCCCTGCGCGCCCTCGAAGAGGACGTGCTCCCCGCGGTCGATCGCCCGGTTGATGAGCACGGCCGTGTCGGTCACGAACGGCGCGAGGCGGCGGGCGAACTCGGAGTACTGCTCAAGCAGCGCGTCGAGCGCGAAGCCCCCCTCGCCGTAGACCTTCTCGATCAGGTGGTTCACCTGCTCCAGGTTGGCCTCGAGCTTCCGCCGCAGCGTGTCCGGCCGGAGCAGGTCCCCGACGCGGATGCCGGCACGCGCCACCTTGTCCATGTAGGCCGGCCCGATGCCGCGGCGCGTGGTGCCGATCCTGCCCTCGCCGCGCCGCTCCTCTTCCAGTTCGTCCAGCTTCTTGTGGTACGGGAAGATCACGTGCGCGGCGTCGCTGACGTGGATGCGCTCCACGTCCAGACCGCACCCGCGAAGGTATTCGACCTCGTTGAGGAAGTGTTCGGGATCCAGCACCACGCCGTTCCCGATCACGCAGGTCTTGCCGTGAACGATGCCGGACGGGACCAGGTGCAGCTTGTACGTGCGCCCGCCGGCGACGACCGTGTGCCCGGCGTTCGCGCCGCCCTGATAACGCACGACGACGTCCGCGTGCTCCGCGAGGACGTCGGTCACCTTGCCCTTGCCTTCATCGCCCCACTGGCTGCCGACGAGCACGAGCGTCGACACGCGCTCACCCCCACGCGGTCCCTGCCGGCTGGCCTACGCCCCCGCGGACGCCGGCGCGCGCGACTTGTCGATGGCGCCGAACTTGGTCCAGTCGTGGAAGTAGACGAGCTCCACCGAGCCGGTCGGTCCGTTGCGCTGCTTGGCCAGGATCAGTTCCACCTGGCTGACGGTGGACCGGGACCCTCCGTATGATACCGTTTCCCTCTGCTCGGCGCGCTCCGGATTGTGGTAGATGAAGAGGACCACGTCGGCGTCCTGCTCGATGGCGCCCGACTCCCGCAGGTCCGACAGCTGCGGCCGCCGTCCCTCCCGCTGCTCCACCGCGCGGCTGAGCTGCGAGAGCGCCAGCACGGGCACCTTCAGTTCCCTCGCGAGCGCCTTCAGGGAGCGCGAGATCTCGGAGATCTCCTGCTGCCGGTTCTCGGCACGGCCCCTCGTGTTCATCAGCTGGAGGTAGTCGATCACGATGAAGCCGATGCCGTGGTCCGCCTTCAGGCGCCGCGCGCGCGCGCGCACGTCCATCACCGACATGTTCGGCGTGTCGTCGATGTAGATCGGCGCCTCGCCCAGCTTGCCCAGGGCGAAGGAGAGCCGGTGCCAGTCCTCGTTGGCCAGCTGGCCCGTGCGCAGCTTGAACGACGAGACTCGCGCCTCCGAGCACAGCATGCGCTGCGCGAGCTGCTCCTTCGACATTTCCAGAGAGAAGATCGCGACGGGGATCCTGTGCTCCACCGCGGCGTGCGCCGCCATGTTCAGCGCAAGCGCCGTCTTTCCTTGCGACGGGCGCGCGGCCAGGATGATGAGCTCCGACTCGTGGAAGCCGCTCGTCAGCTCGTCCAGCGCGCGGAAGCCGCTCGGGATGCCGATGACGTCGCCCTGCTTCTCGAACATGCGCTGGATGTGGTCGAACGTGTCGACGAGCACGTCCCGGATGAAGGCCCAGGAGCGCGTCTTGCGGTCTCGCGACAGCTCGAACATCTGCTGCTCGGCGTAGTCGAGCAGTTCCGTCACGTCCTCGGTGCCGCTGTAGGCGCGCCGCGCGATCTCGCCCGAGACCTGGATGAGCTTGCGCAGGAGCGCCTTCTCCTCCACGATGCGGGCGTAGTACTCCACGTTGGCGGCCGTCGGCACGGCGTTGGCCAGCTCGCTGAGGTAGGCGTGGCCGCCGACCTGCTCCAGCAGCCCGCGCGAGGCCAGCTCGTCGCCCACCGTGACGATGTCCGCCGCCTCGTTCCGGTCCGTGAGGTCCAGGATGGCCCGGAACACGTGGCGGTGCGCCTCCCGGTAGAACGAGTCATCGCTCAGGATCTCCGCCGCGCGAAGGATGGCCTCGCGCTCCAAGAGCATGGAGCCGAGCACGGATTGCTCGGCTTCCAGGTTCTGAGGGGGAATCTTGTCCGCGAGCGCGTCCACGTCGATCCGACCCCTTACTGCACCGGCGCAAGAAGCTCTTGCAGCACCTGTTCCGCCGTCTCCACGAACACGAGCTCCAGCCCGAACCGGCCCGCGGGGACGTCACCCTCGTTGGCGGCCGGCAGCACCACGCGCCGCACGCCGGTCTGCCGGGCGCCGTAGAGCTTCTCCGGAATGCCGCCCACTTCCTGGATCCGGCCGGAGAGGGAGACCTCGCCGGTGATCGCCACGTCCTGGCGCACCGGACGCCCCTCGACGGCGCTGTAGATGGCCGCGAAGATGGCCGCCCCCGCCGAAGGCCCATCGATGTGGCCGCCGCCGACGACGTTCACGTGAACGTCGTAGTCGGCCAGGTCCTTGCCCGTGATGCGCCGCAGGAGGGTGCCCGCGGTGAAGACGGAGTCCCGCGCCATGGAGCCGGCCGTCTCGTTGAAGCGGATCTTGCCCTTGCCCGGCTCCCGCGCCGGGTAGGCGACGGCCTCGATCTCCAGCGCCGAGCCGAGGAAGCCGCGCACGGCCAGCCCGATCACGCGGCCGATCTGCGTCGTCGACGAGGCCAGGGTGCGCGCCTCCCGCCCCACGCGCGCGGCGCTCAGCGCCGTGCGCACGTGCTCGGCGCGTATTGCGGCGGGCCTGTCCGGGCCGCCGGCCTCGTACACCGCCATCGCGTACGCGTCCGCGAGGATGTTCAGCGCCTTGCGCGCCTCGATGGTGCGCTCGGCGATGTCGTCGACCGCCGCCGCTTCGATCGGCACGCCGAGCTTCTCCGCGCCCTGCCGCACGATCTTGCGGATGTCGTCCGGCGTCAGCGGCGCGAAGAAGATCTCCGCGCAGCGCGAGCGCAGCGCGGGCGTGATGTCTTCCGGATCGCGCGTCGTGGCCCCGATGAGGACGAAGTCGGCCGGCGCGCCCTCGCGGAACAGCTTGTGCACGTACTCCGGCACATGCGGATCGTCCGGGTCGTAGTACGAGGACTCGAAATAGACGCGCTTGTCCTCAAGCACCTTGAGGAGCTTGTTCTGCAAGATCGGGTCCATCTCGCCGATCTCGTCGATGAAGAGCACGCCGCCGTTCGCCTCGGTGACGAGGCCCAGCTTCGGCTCCGGAACGCCGCCTTCGGCGAAATCGTGCCGCGCCCCCTGGTAGATCGGGTCGTGCACCGAACCGAGGAGCGGGTTCGTCACCTCGCGCGGATCCCAGCGCAGGGTGGAGCCGTCGACTTCGACGAACGGCGCGTCCTTCGAGAACGGCGAGCCGGGCCGCTCCCGCGCCACTTCCAGCGCGAGGCGCGCGGCCGTCGTCTTGCCCACGCCGGGCGGGCCGTACAGCAGGATGTGCTGCGGGTACGGCGAGGAGAGCTTGGCGAGCAGCGCCTGGACGGCCGCGTCCTGGCCGATGACCTCCTCGAAGCGCTTCGGGCGCAGCACCTCCGCGAGCGACCGCGCCAGGCCGCGCTGCTCGATCTGCTGCAGGCGCTCGAGCTTGCGCTTCGTCTCGGCCGTCTCCGGCGAGATCTCCCGCATGACCTGGGCGCGGATGTCGGCCACGTACTCCTCGTGCTTCTGCGCCATGCGGTCCTGGATCTTCTGCTCGATCTCGTCCTCCACGGTGCGCCGCGCCAGCAGGTCGGCGAGTTCCTCCTCGAGCTCGCTCAGCACGGCCGGGATCTCGGAGAAGCGCGGCGGCTCGTCGATGGTGGGATCGTCGTAGACCAGGCGCTGCAGCGCGACGATGCGCTCCCCCAGGTTCTCCGAGCGCATGCCGCTCAGGGCCCCCACCTTGCCCGCCTTCAGGACGACGCGGTCGGAGCCGTAGATGTCGGCGAGGACGCCGTAGAGCGCGTTCACCTTGCGCTCGTACTCCTCGACGAGGCCGCGGCGATCGCCCCCGTGGCGCACGAAGCGGCCCATGGTCACTCCGCCTCCGGCAGCACGACGACTTCCACCTGGGCGACGGCTTCCGGATGCAGCCGAACCTTGACCGGGTGGCGGCCGAGCGACTTGATCGCGCCGTCCATCTCCACGCGGCGCTTGTCGACCGTCACGCCGAACTGGGCGGCGATCCGCTCCGCCACGTCCTGCGCCGTGATGGAGCCGAAGAGCTTGCCGCCTTCCCCGGCCCGCGCCTTGAAGACGATCTCCTTGTGATCGAGCTTGGCGGCCGCCTGTTGCGCCTCCCGGCGCTCGCGCTCCGCCTTGGCCGCCTGGCGCCGGCGGTCATCCTCGATCTGCTTCAGCGTGCTTTCCGTGGCCGGCTTCGCCAGGTTGCGCGGGAACAGGAAGTTGCGCGCGTAGCCGTCGGCCACCTCCACCGTCTGACCGGCGTTTCCCAAGCCCTTGACCGCTTGTGTGAGCACGACCTTCACTGCGGAACCCTCCCTTTCAGCCGAGCCGCGCCGTCCTCCCCCAGCTCCGCGCGCAGCGGGTGGTCGGAGGGCAGGCGGTCCACGAAGCGCGCGCGCAGTCCGACGAGAACTTCCCAAAGCCCAAGAAGGACGACGATCTGGCCCATCGGCGTCAGGGACGCGTACACGGCGAGAACGCCGGACACACCCACGCTCAGGCGCCAGTACCGCAAGAAGAAGTACGCGACGGACGCTCCGACCGTCATGAAGACGAACACCGCGGCGTACGAGAGGTTCTGCGCGACGGGCGCGAGCCATCCGAATCCCGGCCGCTGGCTGAGAAGAAGGAGCGCCATGACGGCCAGCCACGCCCACGCGACGCCGCGCGGCACCGTCCACGTGGCGAACGACGACAGCCGCGGCACGGCGATGCCCAGCCGCTGGAAGAGCGGCCGCAGCGCGGCGTAGTAGATCGCCGAAAGCATCACCATCGAAGCGCCCACCGGGGCGATGAACAGCAGCGGCTGCTCCTTCAACTCCCGCATCATGGCCTTCAGCATCTCCGCGGTCTGGCGCGCGGTGGGCAGGTTCCACGCCGCGAGGCGCCGAGCGCTGCTCTCGACGGCGTCCCGGAACAGGGCGAGCACGTCCTCGTGGAACACGAGGCGCGAGAGCAGCACGCCGAGCGTGACCGTGGCGGCGACGGCCAGGGCGCCCAAAAGAATCGCGCGGCCGGCGTCCCATCCGCGCCGCAGGCTGAACCCGAACGCCAGGCCCAGGAAGGCGAACGTCACGACGACCGCGAGCGCCTGAACGGGCCCGAGGAAAAGCGCCAAAAGCACGGCCGCCGCGACGACGCTGAGGAGCGCCACGCCCGCGCCGTGGCGGACGGCGACGACGGCGACCGGCGCCGGCAGGAAAAACGTCAGCACAAATCCGAGAAGCGGGACGTACACGGCCGCCAGGGCAAGCACGACCGTCAGCGCCGCCATGAGCGCGCCCTCCGTGACGGCGCGCGTTTGCGCAAGCCGGTTCACCGGGCCCACCTGCCGTCCATCGCGCCACTCCTTTGCGGAAAACGGGAAGGGCGTCGGCCCTTCCCGCCGGATCCGTCATGTTCGCGATTCGTCGACCTCGCGCCTCTCGATCCGCCGTCCGGCGCCCGCCAGGTCACTCGACGGTGAACGGCAGGAGAGCCATGTAGCGCGCGCGCTTGATCGCCGTGGTGAGCTGGCGCTGATGGCGCGCGCAGTTACCGGTGATGCGCCGCGGCAGGATCTTACCGCGCTCGCTGATGTAGCGGCGCAGCCGGCCCGTGTCCTTGTAGTCGACGACGTCGATCTTGTCGACGCAGAAGCTGCATACCTTGCGGCGACGTCGCTTGTCGCGTCGAGCCAAACGGATGACCCCCTTGCGTGTGAGATTCGCTGGCCCCGGTCTAGAACGGCACGTCCTCGTCGTCGAACGGGACTTCGGTGCCGAGGGCGTCGGCGCCGGATCCCTGGCGTGTGGGGCGGTCGAGGAAGCGCACCTCGTTCGCGACGACCTCCGCCGCACGCCGCTTTTGACCGTCCTGCGTCTCGTACGAGCGGATCTGCAGGCGCCCGGCGACGGCCACCAGCCGCCCCTTGCTGAGATGGTTGGCGCACGTCTCCGCGAGTTGCCGCCAGACGACGATGTCGATGAAATCGGCCTCGCGTTCGCCCTGCTGGTTCGAGTACGGCCGGTCCACCGCAAGCGTGAACGTGCCGACGGCCACGCCGTTCGGCGTGTAGCGGAGTTCGGGATCGCGGACCAGGCGCCCGATCAACACGACGTGATTCAGCACGGAACCGCCACCTTATTCGGCTTCGACCGCCGCCGCCGGGACCTCGGCCGGCTCCGGAGCGGCGCTGGCCTCGCCCTCGCGAGCGTCCTGCGACTTCGCCGCGTTCGTCTCCACGGCGCGCACGACCATCGAACGCAGCACGCTGTCGGAGAGGCGCAGCGCGCGACGCAGCTCATTCGGGGCCACGGGCCCCGAGCGGAACGTCATGAGCACGTAGACGCCCTCCCGGTGTCCGCCGATCTCGTATGCGAGGCGCCGCCGTCCCAACGGTTCGAGGTTGTCGATGACGCCGCCGTTCTTCTGCACGGTTTCGAGGAAGCGGCGCATGGTCTGCTCGATCTGTTCCGTGTCGAGCGTGGGGTCGAGGAGAATCAAGGCTTCGTAGGCGCGCAACATCGCACCTCCTTCCTTCGGACTTTGGCCCGCGGATCACGCCGTTCCGGCGGGCAGGAAGGATCTTCGCCAATGGCATGCATGAAGGGCGTGATGGCAAATCAAATGAAATTATAGCAGGTCGCGCCCGGGTTTCAACGGCGGCGTGCCGGGCGGCGCGGCCGCCGGGTAGATCTCCCGGATCTTGCTCTCCACGCGGCTGCGCGGCAGGAGCACGAGGTGCCCGCAGCCGAGGCACTTCAGCCGCAGATCCGCGCCGACGCGCACGATCTCCCACCTGTCCGACCCGCACGGGTGCGGCTTCTTGAGGCGGACGACGTCGCCGAGGTGGAGCGGCAGAGGTCCTCGAACCACCGTCACCCTTCTCTCTCTTTGCCTTCTTCATCCGGGCCGCCGGAGCCCCGCGAGGCATTCGTCTCCCGCTCGCTGGGCGGCGCCTCTCCCGGCGCGGGCGGGCCGGCCTCCCCGCGGCGGGCGCGTTCCGCCTCCCCGCGAAGCGCGTCGCCGTCAAACCCGCGGGTCCCGCGCTTCGTTTCCGGCGACGGGGCATCGTAGGCGACGACCGCGGCTAGCGGGCGCGCGATGCGGATGCCGGCCGCGTCCAGCGCCTTCTTGATCTCCTTGCGCAGCGCGCGTTCTGCGGCCCACTGCTCCCCCGGCTGGGCCTTGCCCCAGACGACAAACTCGACGCCGGCCTCGCCGAGGTCCTGCACGCCCAGCACATTCGGCCCCTCGGTCAGCGTGGTCCACGACCGCCGGAAGCGTTCGCACGCCTCGCCGAGGACCTGTTCGACGCGGTCCGGGTCCTCATTGAAATCGACGCGCACCTTGACGAGGAGGCGCATGCTGCCGCGGCTGTAGTTCGTGACCCGCTCGATCTGCCCGTTCGGCACCATGTGCAGCTGGCCGCCGAAGTCCCGCACTCTCGTGATGCGGAAGCCGATGTCCTCCACGATGCCGGAAATCCCGGCGAACTCCACGTGTTCGCCCACGCGGAACTGATCTTCAAACAAGAGGAAGAATCCCGTGATGACGTCGCGCACGAGGTTCTGCGCGCCGAAGCCCACGGCCAGGCCGGCGATGCCGGCGCCCGCGAGCAGCCCGCTCACCGGCACGCCCCAGCCGGCCAGGACCGTCACGAGCACGAGAAAGTCGATGACGTATCGCAGCAGGCTTTTCATCAGGCCGCGGACGGTGACGGCTCGCGTTTCGTCGAACACTCCCAGCCGCGTCGCCCGGCTCCTCTCGATGAAACGGTCCAGGACCGCGCCGAGCACGCGGGCGAGGATGTGCCCGGCGACGACGATCGCGGCGGCCTCAAGCAGCGCGCCGCCCACTTGCAGGCCGGCAGCGCCGAGGCACTCGGGTGAGCGCCAGCCGCTCGAGCAGTCCGTGAATGCCTGTCGCGCCATAGCCAGCAGCGACGCCAGTCCGTGCGGCAACGTGTCAACCTCCCAGGTGGGGGCGCTGCGCGAAGTGTTGCTGGACGAGCTCCACGGCCCGGTCAAGCCCGCTCACGAGGGCCTGTCCCCAGGCGGAGCCGTCCACCGCATGCGCCCATGCGGATCCCGGAGCGAACGCGGCGAGGCTCGTCGCCGCGGCGAGAGCCACAGCCGCCGTGAGGGCGGCCTCCGCGCAGCCCAGCGCGGCGCCGGCCGCGCGGTCGAGGAGTCCCAGCGCCGTCACGCCGCGCACGACGGTCAACAGCGGCCGCGCGAAGAAGCCCAGAAGGAACGCGGCGACCGCGTAGACTGCGGCCACGGCCAGCGCCCTCAGCAGAACGTCCGCGATGAGCGGGTAGATCGCATCACCGGGCGTCGAGCCGGAGCCCGCGAGCGCCGGCGTCGCGACGGCCCGCAGCGCGCTCGACGCCCGTTCGGACAGCCCGGCCGGCAGGGGTCCGTGCGCGGCCAGCCATTCGATCACGCGGGGGCGCAGATGCCACGCCGCATCCACGCCTTGCAGGAGAAGCGGCCCGAGCCACAGGCTCGCGGCGAAGGCGCCGAGACTGCCCACCGCGCCGAGTGCGGAGGCCACCAGCCCGCGCCGGGCTCCCGCGAGCGCGCCGAACAGCAGCATGGCCAG contains these protein-coding regions:
- a CDS encoding DUF951 domain-containing protein; this encodes MPLHLGDVVRLKKPHPCGSDRWEIVRVGADLRLKCLGCGHLVLLPRSRVESKIREIYPAAAPPGTPPLKPGRDLL
- a CDS encoding 50S ribosomal protein L9, with the protein product MKVVLTQAVKGLGNAGQTVEVADGYARNFLFPRNLAKPATESTLKQIEDDRRRQAAKAERERREAQQAAAKLDHKEIVFKARAGEGGKLFGSITAQDVAERIAAQFGVTVDKRRVEMDGAIKSLGRHPVKVRLHPEAVAQVEVVVLPEAE
- a CDS encoding DUF2512 family protein; amino-acid sequence: MKHVMLLAVKLILVWAILGVMFALLRLPAEPLFVVAAAVTAAGYVAGDLFLLRYGNLAAAAADVAIAAVVIWAVTAMVGTPLGLGASLVLGAAVGVGEVIFHSFVAHALRIGT
- the dnaB gene encoding replicative DNA helicase, which gives rise to MDALADKIPPQNLEAEQSVLGSMLLEREAILRAAEILSDDSFYREAHRHVFRAILDLTDRNEAADIVTVGDELASRGLLEQVGGHAYLSELANAVPTAANVEYYARIVEEKALLRKLIQVSGEIARRAYSGTEDVTELLDYAEQQMFELSRDRKTRSWAFIRDVLVDTFDHIQRMFEKQGDVIGIPSGFRALDELTSGFHESELIILAARPSQGKTALALNMAAHAAVEHRIPVAIFSLEMSKEQLAQRMLCSEARVSSFKLRTGQLANEDWHRLSFALGKLGEAPIYIDDTPNMSVMDVRARARRLKADHGIGFIVIDYLQLMNTRGRAENRQQEISEISRSLKALARELKVPVLALSQLSRAVEQREGRRPQLSDLRESGAIEQDADVVLFIYHNPERAEQRETVSYGGSRSTVSQVELILAKQRNGPTGSVELVYFHDWTKFGAIDKSRAPASAGA
- the ssb gene encoding single-stranded DNA-binding protein, with product MLNHVVLIGRLVRDPELRYTPNGVAVGTFTLAVDRPYSNQQGEREADFIDIVVWRQLAETCANHLSKGRLVAVAGRLQIRSYETQDGQKRRAAEVVANEVRFLDRPTRQGSGADALGTEVPFDDEDVPF
- a CDS encoding cation transporter, whose amino-acid sequence is MRDAHHDHAHHGHAPHVHVHGHHGHHVHGHHGHGHVHAAPHRLREAFVLALAILAVEVAGGIVANSLALLSDAGHMLTDVAAVGLAWLTSSWAGRKPTKRWTYGYVRAGILSAAVNALSLFVVSGWIAFEAVQRLARPEPASGAIMSFVALFALVANALVAWRMGGGHEDLNTRSAWLHIVGDAAASAGVLAGGLVIRATGWRWVDPVISLAIAGVILLGVVRLARDVVRILMEGAPPGLELDEVAEGLRSLQGVREVHDLHIWNLDAARTMLTCHLVVDDPSIASVDDVLRRAETLLRERFGVRHSTIQVEGASLGHPDSLLCAAGLE
- the lonC gene encoding ATP-dependent protease, Lon family; amino-acid sequence: MGRFVRHGGDRRGLVEEYERKVNALYGVLADIYGSDRVVLKAGKVGALSGMRSENLGERIVALQRLVYDDPTIDEPPRFSEIPAVLSELEEELADLLARRTVEDEIEQKIQDRMAQKHEEYVADIRAQVMREISPETAETKRKLERLQQIEQRGLARSLAEVLRPKRFEEVIGQDAAVQALLAKLSSPYPQHILLYGPPGVGKTTAARLALEVARERPGSPFSKDAPFVEVDGSTLRWDPREVTNPLLGSVHDPIYQGARHDFAEGGVPEPKLGLVTEANGGVLFIDEIGEMDPILQNKLLKVLEDKRVYFESSYYDPDDPHVPEYVHKLFREGAPADFVLIGATTRDPEDITPALRSRCAEIFFAPLTPDDIRKIVRQGAEKLGVPIEAAAVDDIAERTIEARKALNILADAYAMAVYEAGGPDRPAAIRAEHVRTALSAARVGREARTLASSTTQIGRVIGLAVRGFLGSALEIEAVAYPAREPGKGKIRFNETAGSMARDSVFTAGTLLRRITGKDLADYDVHVNVVGGGHIDGPSAGAAIFAAIYSAVEGRPVRQDVAITGEVSLSGRIQEVGGIPEKLYGARQTGVRRVVLPAANEGDVPAGRFGLELVFVETAEQVLQELLAPVQ
- a CDS encoding DUF2232 domain-containing protein; its protein translation is MNRLAQTRAVTEGALMAALTVVLALAAVYVPLLGFVLTFFLPAPVAVVAVRHGAGVALLSVVAAAVLLALFLGPVQALAVVVTFAFLGLAFGFSLRRGWDAGRAILLGALAVAATVTLGVLLSRLVFHEDVLALFRDAVESSARRLAAWNLPTARQTAEMLKAMMRELKEQPLLFIAPVGASMVMLSAIYYAALRPLFQRLGIAVPRLSSFATWTVPRGVAWAWLAVMALLLLSQRPGFGWLAPVAQNLSYAAVFVFMTVGASVAYFFLRYWRLSVGVSGVLAVYASLTPMGQIVVLLGLWEVLVGLRARFVDRLPSDHPLRAELGEDGAARLKGRVPQ
- a CDS encoding adenylosuccinate synthase; protein product: MSTLVLVGSQWGDEGKGKVTDVLAEHADVVVRYQGGANAGHTVVAGGRTYKLHLVPSGIVHGKTCVIGNGVVLDPEHFLNEVEYLRGCGLDVERIHVSDAAHVIFPYHKKLDELEEERRGEGRIGTTRRGIGPAYMDKVARAGIRVGDLLRPDTLRRKLEANLEQVNHLIEKVYGEGGFALDALLEQYSEFARRLAPFVTDTAVLINRAIDRGEHVLFEGAQGTMLDLDHGTYPYVTSSYPTAGGACLGSGVGPTRIDRVIGVAKAYTSRVGDGPFPTELRDATGDWIREKGHEYGTTTGRPRRCGWLDAVILRHSVLVSGLSGLALNHLDTLTGLHPLKIAVAYEVNGERRETLPRQLDELAEARPVYEELPGWDEPIGGVRTFDGLPAGARQYVERIEQLTGVPVVMISVGPSREQTFMRFEPFSAQRGR
- a CDS encoding superoxide dismutase gives rise to the protein MAFTLPPLPYDYNALEPHIDEQTMRIHHDKHHGTYVNNLNAALEGHPELQAKTIEELLASINSIPESIRTAVRNNGGGHANHTLFWEIMSPNGGGQPTGALAKAIDEAFGSFDKFKEEFTKAATGRFGSGWAWLVLDNGKLAITSTPNQDNPIMEGKKPILGLDVWEHAYYLKYQNRRPEYIAAWWNVVNWDAVAKRYEQARG
- a CDS encoding 30S ribosomal protein S18, which gives rise to MARRDKRRRRKVCSFCVDKIDVVDYKDTGRLRRYISERGKILPRRITGNCARHQRQLTTAIKRARYMALLPFTVE
- the rpsF gene encoding 30S ribosomal protein S6, which gives rise to MLRAYEALILLDPTLDTEQIEQTMRRFLETVQKNGGVIDNLEPLGRRRLAYEIGGHREGVYVLMTFRSGPVAPNELRRALRLSDSVLRSMVVRAVETNAAKSQDAREGEASAAPEPAEVPAAAVEAE